The following coding sequences lie in one Lelliottia jeotgali genomic window:
- a CDS encoding IncN plasmid KikA protein has product MKKAISSVLLLCVMALCSTSVLAADACEVVLCMYGKATGNGGGSECHSAERVFFNIVKKNKHGFLPDHTANARQSFLSECDSADPAAIGQIISKYGRVRD; this is encoded by the coding sequence ATGAAAAAAGCAATATCCTCCGTATTATTGCTCTGCGTTATGGCGTTATGTTCAACATCTGTACTGGCTGCTGATGCCTGCGAAGTGGTGTTATGTATGTATGGTAAAGCAACCGGAAATGGCGGTGGCAGTGAATGTCACTCCGCTGAACGGGTATTCTTTAATATCGTAAAAAAGAATAAACATGGTTTTCTTCCTGACCATACGGCCAATGCCAGACAATCATTTTTAAGTGAATGTGATTCGGCAGACCCGGCGGCTATCGGTCAAATCATCAGTAAATATGGCCGCGTTCGTGATTAA
- a CDS encoding TriL protein codes for MLISSFHERQTRNHEKIKQLLNFLKEETYSDFKTLMQLFGFRDHKSLYSLLAKTERMGLIQKHVLESRTIRISLWGITSDGLAVVLTPDDKIFPARFEPSKITGWTLEHHLDNQAARLILEKKGASGWINGDRTTFISQYQVKHRPDGLLTLPDGNVIAIETERRLKTRARYQSIMASHLLARTRKHWIYVFYVMPDPQKKRALELLFDSIRHVIINHQQVPLEERHRRVFRIYTFDELKHLSLGSYT; via the coding sequence ATGCTGATTTCGTCCTTTCACGAACGCCAGACGCGTAACCACGAAAAAATAAAACAACTGCTGAACTTCCTGAAAGAAGAAACCTACAGTGATTTTAAAACGCTGATGCAGTTATTTGGTTTCCGGGATCATAAGTCGCTTTATTCGCTGCTGGCAAAAACGGAGCGAATGGGGTTAATCCAGAAGCATGTGCTTGAATCACGGACAATCAGGATTTCATTATGGGGGATCACCAGCGACGGCCTGGCGGTGGTGTTAACCCCGGATGATAAAATCTTTCCTGCGCGGTTTGAACCATCAAAAATCACCGGCTGGACGCTGGAGCACCATCTTGATAATCAGGCCGCCAGGCTTATTCTGGAGAAGAAAGGCGCTTCGGGATGGATTAACGGCGACCGGACCACTTTTATCAGCCAGTATCAGGTGAAACATCGCCCGGACGGGTTACTGACCCTGCCTGACGGTAACGTTATTGCCATTGAAACCGAGCGCCGCCTGAAAACCCGAGCCCGTTATCAGTCGATCATGGCAAGCCACCTGCTGGCACGTACCCGCAAGCACTGGATTTATGTTTTTTATGTCATGCCCGATCCGCAGAAGAAGCGTGCGCTTGAACTGCTGTTTGACAGCATCAGGCATGTCATCATCAACCATCAGCAGGTCCCGCTGGAAGAACGCCACCGTCGGGTGTTTCGCATTTATACCTTTGATGAACTGAAACACCTGTCATTAGGCAGCTATACGTAA
- a CDS encoding antirestriction protein — MTISLHTTRTSAPNTAAATSVSPLDPSGSSKTKLSKTRTDIYQTVTDNIVAALESGVKPWSCPWQRVSGMSGLPSNYATGAAYSGMNIMMLWCSASKQGFSDSRWLTYKQAQAAGGQVRTREHGTTAIFYTTLEKENDAGEIDYIPMLKTFTVFNVQQIDGLPLTTETVSPEATFAPLPQAENLFNKSGANIIEKGQNAFFSPSTDEVWLPERHLFSDAANFYATGLHELVHWSGGKKRLNREMKGKFGSADYAEEELVAELGSAFLMADLGIEGEVQHESYIASWLKALKNDKRYIFKAASAAAKAHRYLMDKL, encoded by the coding sequence ATGACGATTTCCCTGCATACCACCCGGACAAGCGCCCCTAACACCGCAGCGGCGACCAGCGTATCCCCGCTGGACCCGTCAGGCTCCTCAAAAACGAAATTGTCTAAAACCAGAACGGATATTTATCAGACCGTCACCGACAACATCGTTGCAGCACTTGAAAGCGGTGTAAAACCGTGGTCCTGTCCGTGGCAACGCGTATCGGGCATGTCTGGTCTGCCATCTAATTACGCAACCGGAGCAGCCTACAGCGGGATGAATATCATGATGTTGTGGTGCAGCGCATCTAAACAGGGTTTCAGCGATTCACGCTGGTTGACCTACAAACAGGCTCAGGCAGCAGGTGGACAGGTTCGCACACGTGAACATGGCACAACAGCCATTTTCTACACCACCCTGGAGAAGGAAAACGACGCCGGAGAAATTGACTATATCCCGATGCTGAAAACTTTCACCGTGTTTAACGTTCAGCAAATCGACGGTTTGCCCCTGACAACTGAAACGGTCAGCCCGGAAGCGACATTTGCCCCGTTACCGCAGGCTGAAAATCTGTTCAATAAGAGCGGTGCAAACATCATCGAGAAAGGACAAAATGCTTTTTTCAGCCCATCAACAGATGAAGTCTGGCTACCGGAGCGCCATCTGTTTTCAGATGCGGCGAATTTCTACGCTACCGGCCTGCATGAGCTGGTTCACTGGAGTGGTGGCAAAAAACGCCTGAACCGTGAAATGAAAGGGAAGTTTGGCAGTGCAGATTATGCAGAGGAAGAACTGGTGGCGGAGCTGGGAAGTGCCTTTCTGATGGCGGATCTGGGAATTGAGGGAGAGGTACAACATGAAAGCTATATTGCTTCCTGGCTGAAAGCGCTGAAAAACGACAAGCGTTATATTTTCAAAGCGGCCAGCGCCGCCGCTAAAGCACATCGTTACCTGATGGATAAACTCTGA
- a CDS encoding RNAse, with protein sequence MVDYRDLNLNRENLDLNIQNFLESHGYQLDGDIQTFPKRKRVVFGSTGSEFSTVDFHLNHTGTTTIQWKLGRNQPVGETLASYLRDTIDPAEFENVNYSLKGITTESFDPILECVLEAGDIELNLLRDEDNCKQVTLKSIAHQDHLTLTHHRRTRVLQIQGKPLSCYRRVIFMLTDLLDLKGLEQVLYRKDDSSAEIVRKEMADDYIKTAFPRSYELLPESVKKLLISSCCVKLASPQLPDYCLLLYPDLRALEGVLKEQMCIYNMSVEDAEHGFGDFFDINRGLCTLKPQYSAMVRNVGMQDALNNGYTFYRKHRHTLFHMEEFADGSRMIDTLEKAISLSKNTYSAIDSLYTARM encoded by the coding sequence GTGGTTGACTACAGAGATCTGAATCTTAACCGAGAAAACCTTGATCTCAATATCCAGAACTTTCTGGAATCTCACGGCTATCAGCTTGATGGAGATATACAAACATTTCCCAAAAGGAAAAGGGTGGTTTTTGGCTCTACTGGGTCGGAATTCTCAACTGTTGATTTTCACCTCAACCATACAGGTACAACTACGATTCAGTGGAAATTAGGTAGAAATCAACCAGTTGGTGAAACACTTGCTTCATATTTAAGGGATACAATCGACCCAGCAGAATTTGAAAACGTCAATTATTCATTGAAAGGAATAACTACAGAATCATTCGATCCTATATTAGAATGCGTTTTGGAGGCTGGTGATATTGAACTCAATCTCTTACGTGATGAGGACAACTGTAAGCAGGTAACGCTGAAAAGTATTGCACATCAAGACCACTTAACTCTCACTCACCATCGACGGACAAGAGTTTTACAAATACAGGGTAAACCTTTGTCATGTTATCGTCGTGTTATTTTCATGCTTACAGATTTACTGGATCTCAAAGGATTAGAACAAGTCTTATATCGTAAAGATGACAGTAGCGCTGAGATAGTTAGAAAGGAGATGGCCGATGACTATATAAAAACGGCATTTCCTAGAAGCTATGAACTCTTACCTGAATCAGTAAAAAAGCTGCTAATCTCTAGCTGTTGTGTGAAATTAGCCTCACCACAGTTACCAGATTATTGCCTATTACTCTATCCGGACCTACGGGCTCTCGAAGGAGTGCTGAAAGAGCAGATGTGCATTTACAATATGTCTGTTGAAGATGCAGAACATGGTTTTGGCGACTTTTTTGATATCAATCGTGGCTTATGTACTTTAAAACCTCAATACAGTGCAATGGTTAGAAATGTAGGTATGCAGGATGCTTTGAATAACGGCTATACATTCTATAGGAAACATCGTCATACACTTTTCCATATGGAAGAGTTTGCAGATGGCAGTCGCATGATAGATACCCTTGAAAAGGCAATAAGTTTATCTAAAAACACATATTCTGCGATCGATAGCTTATATACAGCGAGAATGTGA
- a CDS encoding Mobile element protein, which yields MKKRFSDEQIISILREAEAGVSARELCRKHAISDATFYTWRKKYGGMEVPEVKRLKSLEEENARLKKLLAEAMLDKEALQVALGRKY from the coding sequence ATGAAGAAGCGTTTTTCCGACGAACAGATCATCAGTATTCTCCGCGAGGCCGAAGCCGGGGTTTCTGCCCGTGAGCTCTGCCGTAAGCACGCCATTTCCGACGCCACCTTTTACACCTGGCGTAAGAAGTATGGCGGTATGGAGGTGCCCGAGGTTAAGCGCCTGAAGTCGCTTGAGGAAGAGAACGCCAGACTCAAGAAGCTACTTGCCGAAGCCATGCTGGATAAGGAGGCACTTCAGGTGGCTCTGGGGCGAAAGTACTGA
- a CDS encoding transposase, giving the protein MCDATGLSQRRACRLTGLSLSTCRYEAQRPAADAHLSGRITELALERRRFGYRRIWQLLRREGLHVNHKRVYRLYHLNGLGVKRRRRRKGLATERLPLLRPEAPNLTWSMDFVMDALATGRRIKCLTCVDDFTKECLTITTAFGISGVQVTRILDSIALFRGYPATIRTDQGPEFTCRALDQWAYEHGVELRLIQPGKPTQNGFIESFNGRFRDECLNEHWFSDIVHARKTINDWRQDYNECRPHSSLNYQTPAEFAAGWRNGKYEEKPTDITN; this is encoded by the coding sequence ATGTGTGATGCGACCGGTCTGTCGCAACGTCGTGCCTGCAGGCTTACAGGTTTGTCCCTGTCGACCTGCCGCTATGAGGCTCAGCGTCCGGCGGCTGATGCGCATTTATCAGGGCGCATCACTGAGCTGGCACTGGAGCGCAGGCGTTTTGGCTACCGACGCATCTGGCAGTTACTGCGCCGTGAAGGCCTTCATGTTAATCACAAGCGCGTGTACCGTCTTTACCACCTTAACGGGCTGGGCGTAAAACGCAGACGACGTCGTAAAGGGCTGGCAACAGAACGTCTGCCGCTGCTCCGCCCGGAGGCGCCCAACCTGACCTGGTCGATGGATTTTGTCATGGACGCGCTGGCCACCGGTCGCAGGATCAAGTGCCTGACCTGCGTGGACGACTTCACGAAGGAGTGTCTGACAATTACCACCGCATTCGGGATTTCAGGCGTTCAGGTCACGCGAATTCTGGACAGCATTGCACTGTTTCGCGGCTATCCGGCGACGATAAGAACTGACCAGGGGCCGGAGTTTACCTGCAGAGCACTTGACCAGTGGGCTTATGAGCATGGGGTGGAGCTGCGGCTTATCCAGCCGGGCAAGCCAACACAGAACGGATTTATTGAAAGTTTTAACGGACGATTCAGGGATGAGTGCCTCAATGAGCACTGGTTCAGCGATATCGTTCACGCGAGGAAAACGATTAATGACTGGCGGCAGGATTATAACGAGTGTCGTCCACATTCATCGCTGAACTACCAGACTCCGGCTGAATTTGCGGCGGGCTGGCGAAACGGGAAATATGAAGAAAAACCAACCGACATTACTAACTGA
- a CDS encoding Mobile element protein, translating to MKKRNFSAEFKRESAQLVVDQNYTVADAAKAMDVGLSTMTRWVKQLRDERQGKTPKASPITPEQIEIRELRKKLQRIEMENEILKKATALLMSDSLNSSR from the coding sequence ATGAAAAAAAGAAATTTCAGCGCAGAGTTTAAACGCGAATCCGCTCAACTGGTTGTTGACCAGAACTACACGGTGGCAGATGCCGCCAAAGCTATGGATGTTGGCCTTTCCACAATGACAAGATGGGTCAAACAACTGCGTGATGAGCGTCAGGGCAAAACACCAAAAGCCTCTCCGATAACACCAGAACAAATCGAAATACGTGAGCTGAGGAAAAAGCTACAACGCATTGAAATGGAGAATGAAATATTAAAAAAGGCTACCGCGCTCTTGATGTCAGACTCCCTGAACAGTTCTCGATAA
- a CDS encoding transposase: protein MGRWLAGRLMKELGLVSCQQPTHRYKRGGHEHVAIPNYLERQFAVTEPNQVWCGDVTYIWTGKRWAYLAVVLDLFARKPVGWAMSFSPDSRLTMKALEMAWETRGKPGGVMFHSDQGSHYTSRQFRQLLWRYQIRQSMSRRGNCWDNSPMERFFRSLKNEWIPVVGYVSFSEAAHAITDYIVGYYSALRPHEYNGGLPPNESENRYWKNSNSVASFC from the coding sequence ATGGGACGCTGGCTTGCTGGCAGGCTCATGAAAGAGCTGGGGCTGGTCAGCTGTCAGCAGCCGACTCACCGGTATAAACGTGGTGGTCATGAACATGTTGCTATCCCTAACTACCTTGAACGGCAGTTCGCCGTGACCGAGCCAAATCAGGTGTGGTGCGGTGATGTGACCTATATCTGGACGGGTAAGCGCTGGGCGTACCTCGCCGTTGTTCTCGACCTGTTCGCAAGAAAACCAGTGGGCTGGGCCATGTCGTTCTCGCCGGACAGCAGGCTCACCATGAAAGCGCTGGAAATGGCATGGGAAACCCGTGGTAAGCCCGGCGGGGTGATGTTCCACAGCGATCAGGGCAGTCATTATACGAGCAGGCAGTTCCGGCAGTTATTGTGGCGATACCAGATCAGGCAGAGTATGAGCCGGCGCGGAAATTGCTGGGATAACAGCCCAATGGAACGCTTCTTCAGAAGTCTGAAGAACGAATGGATACCGGTGGTGGGTTACGTAAGCTTCAGCGAGGCAGCTCACGCCATAACGGATTATATCGTTGGATATTACAGCGCACTAAGACCGCACGAATATAACGGTGGGTTACCCCCAAACGAATCGGAAAATCGATACTGGAAAAACTCTAACTCGGTGGCCAGTTTTTGTTGA
- a CDS encoding Mobile element protein produces MRLHQIKKKIYGTREEARSDIFDYIEMFYNSKRRHGSSDQMSPTEYENQYYQRLGSVWIIRGDSFIISKE; encoded by the coding sequence TTGCGGCTTCATCAAATAAAGAAAAAGATCTACGGAACGCGGGAAGAAGCCCGCAGCGATATTTTTGATTACATCGAAATGTTTTATAACAGTAAGCGTCGGCATGGTTCTAGCGATCAGATGTCACCGACAGAATATGAAAACCAGTATTATCAACGGCTTGGAAGTGTCTGGATTATCCGTGGCGATTCATTCATAATATCTAAAGAGTAA